In one window of Roseovarius nanhaiticus DNA:
- the ribA gene encoding GTP cyclohydrolase II: MSLKPDIIHLLARARADLAMGLPVALSGAEGAALVAAAETIEAPRLASLRALANETGGALSLAVTARRAETLKARAYDNDLARLVLPKDADLKWIRATASPEDDLVQPMKGPFRSLRGGDVRLHRLALSLVKAARLLPAMLVLDWPGAPAAAREAGLTILPAEAAEAAMRLASPPHGVVSARVPIVASQAGRVHVFRPEDGSEEHYAIEIGAPPRDKPVLARLHSACFTGDVLGSLKCDCGPQLNAALMQMGAAGAAVLLYLNQEGRGIGLANKMRAYSLQDQGFDTVEANHRLGFEDDERDFRIGAGILRKMGFGAVRLMTNNPAKIEMMRRCGVEVTERVPLMVGETAQNRAYLATKARKSGHML, encoded by the coding sequence ATGAGCCTGAAGCCTGACATCATCCACCTGCTGGCACGCGCACGCGCGGACCTTGCCATGGGCCTGCCCGTTGCGCTGTCCGGCGCTGAGGGTGCAGCCCTTGTCGCGGCGGCGGAAACCATCGAGGCGCCGCGCCTAGCAAGCCTGCGCGCGCTGGCGAATGAGACCGGGGGCGCCTTGTCGCTCGCCGTCACCGCGCGGCGGGCGGAGACGCTGAAGGCGCGGGCCTATGACAACGATCTTGCACGCCTCGTCCTGCCGAAGGATGCGGACCTGAAATGGATACGCGCCACCGCCAGCCCCGAGGATGATCTGGTTCAGCCGATGAAAGGCCCATTCCGCAGCCTGCGCGGCGGCGATGTGCGTCTGCACCGCCTGGCGCTGTCCCTGGTCAAGGCCGCGCGCCTTTTGCCCGCGATGCTGGTTCTGGACTGGCCGGGCGCCCCTGCCGCAGCGCGCGAGGCGGGTCTGACAATCCTGCCCGCAGAAGCCGCCGAGGCCGCAATGCGCCTTGCCAGCCCGCCCCACGGCGTCGTCAGCGCGCGTGTGCCAATTGTGGCCAGTCAAGCCGGGCGCGTGCATGTCTTTCGCCCCGAAGACGGCAGCGAAGAGCATTACGCCATAGAGATAGGCGCGCCGCCACGCGATAAACCTGTTCTCGCACGGCTGCATTCGGCCTGTTTTACCGGCGATGTTCTGGGCAGCCTGAAATGCGATTGCGGCCCGCAGCTGAATGCCGCGCTGATGCAGATGGGCGCCGCGGGTGCGGCCGTGCTTTTATACCTCAACCAGGAGGGGCGCGGCATCGGCCTTGCCAACAAGATGCGGGCCTATAGCCTTCAGGATCAGGGCTTTGACACTGTCGAGGCCAATCACCGGCTGGGCTTTGAGGATGACGAGCGCGACTTTCGCATCGGCGCCGGCATCCTGCGCAAAATGGGGTTCGGCGCGGTGCGCCTGATGACCAACAATCCCGCCAAGATCGAGATGATGCGTCGTTGCGGCGTGGAAGTGACCGAGCGCGTTCCCTTGATGGTCGGTGAGACTGCGCAGAACAGGGCCTATTTGGCCACCAAAGCGCGCAAATCGGGCCATATGCTTTAG
- a CDS encoding glutamine amidotransferase → MKRFLILQLRPERDASDAEYASFLQAGGLEADRTHRIRLDAEPLPEALDPAEYAGVIVGGGPGCVSDAPGEKSSDHARIEAAVLSLIPRVDAGDVPFLGCCYGIGILGAHLGAPVGKGRYGEAVGTADCTLTEAGRADPLLDGMPDRFDAFVGHKEALEALPKGSAHLVSGPNCPYQMVRYRQNIYATQFHPEADASAFEQRIGIYRHHGYFPPDQADALIAMCRASNVTAPRRIIANFVRRYG, encoded by the coding sequence TTGAAGCGGTTCCTGATCCTGCAACTGCGCCCCGAGCGTGACGCGTCTGACGCTGAATACGCGTCCTTTCTGCAGGCGGGCGGTTTGGAGGCTGATCGCACCCACCGCATCCGCCTGGATGCCGAGCCTTTGCCGGAGGCGCTCGATCCGGCGGAATATGCGGGTGTTATCGTCGGCGGCGGTCCGGGGTGTGTCAGCGACGCGCCCGGTGAAAAGTCATCCGATCATGCAAGGATCGAGGCGGCGGTCCTGTCGCTCATACCGCGTGTGGATGCGGGCGATGTTCCCTTTCTCGGCTGCTGCTACGGCATCGGCATCTTGGGCGCCCACCTCGGCGCGCCCGTGGGTAAAGGGCGCTATGGTGAGGCCGTGGGCACTGCCGATTGCACCTTGACCGAGGCAGGCCGCGCCGATCCGCTGTTGGATGGCATGCCGGACCGCTTCGACGCTTTCGTTGGCCACAAGGAGGCGCTCGAGGCGCTTCCCAAGGGGTCCGCACATCTCGTCTCGGGCCCGAATTGCCCCTATCAGATGGTCCGCTACCGGCAGAATATCTACGCGACGCAATTCCACCCCGAGGCGGACGCGTCCGCCTTCGAGCAGCGCATCGGCATTTACCGCCATCACGGCTATTTCCCGCCCGATCAAGCGGATGCGCTGATCGCCATGTGCCGCGCATCGAACGTCACGGCCCCGCGCCGGATCATTGCGAATTTCGTGCGCCGTTATGGTTAA
- the polA gene encoding DNA polymerase I: MSFGKGCHLHLIDGSAFIFRAYHALPPLTRKSDGLPIGAVSGFCNMLQRYVEGNNGSDAPTHVAVIFDKGSHTFRNDLYPEYKANREAMPEDLRPQIPLTRRATEAFNIACKEVEGYEADDIIGTLSVQARKAGGRVTIISSDKDLMQLVGGGVEMLDAMKNRLIDVEGVEEKFGVGPDRVVDVQALAGDSVDNVPGAPGIGIKTAALLINEYGDLDTLLARAEEIKQPKRRQTLIDHADQIRLSRQLVQLDCDTPLDFGLDDLEVRDPDPDVLLGFLAEMEFRTLTKRIAEAMDAEPPEIDDTPQDAPEADAPEMPEIDASTYEHVQDMDALEIWLKRIRAQGYVAVDTETTSLNEMQAELVGVSLATQPGQACYIPLGHKGEGEGDLFGSAALAEGQMPLEDALAALKPVLEDASILKIGQNMKYDAKVLARYGIEVSPFDDTMLISYALHAGLHGHGMDALSERYLNHTPIPIKSLLGTGKSAVTFDRVPVADAVKYAAEDADITLRLWTVLKPQLHRAQVTRVYETLERPLVPVLAHMERNGIKVDRDVLSRMSGAFAQKMAQLEEEIHELAGRKFNVGSPKQLGEILFDEMSLEGGKRGKTGAYATGADVLEDLATEYELPARVLDWRQISKLKSTYTDALQDHIDPDTGRVHTSYQQAGANTGRLASSDPNLQNIPVRSEEGRRIREAFVAPEGRVLVSLDYSQIELRILAHVAGINALKQAFKDGQDIHAMTASEMFNVPIDEMTPEIRRQAKAINFGVIYGISGFGLARNLRIPRGEAQGFIDRYFERFPGIRTYMDDTVAFGKKHGFVETLFGRKIHTPEIGASGPRAGFAKRAAINAPIQGTAADVIRRAMIRMPDAIAGLPCKMLLQVHDELLFEVDEGAVDDVIKAARDAMESAAEPVVKLSVPLTVDAGQGANWAKAH, from the coding sequence ATGTCATTCGGAAAAGGGTGCCATCTGCATCTGATCGACGGCTCGGCCTTCATCTTTCGCGCCTATCACGCGCTGCCGCCACTGACGCGGAAATCCGACGGCCTTCCTATTGGGGCGGTGTCGGGCTTTTGCAACATGCTGCAGCGTTATGTCGAGGGAAACAACGGATCGGATGCGCCGACGCATGTCGCCGTGATCTTCGACAAGGGTAGCCATACGTTCCGCAACGATCTGTATCCCGAGTACAAGGCCAACCGCGAAGCGATGCCCGAGGATTTGCGCCCGCAGATCCCGTTGACGCGGCGCGCAACCGAGGCATTCAACATCGCCTGCAAGGAGGTCGAGGGGTACGAGGCCGACGATATCATCGGCACGCTGTCGGTGCAGGCCCGTAAGGCGGGCGGGCGCGTGACAATCATTTCCTCCGACAAGGATTTGATGCAGCTGGTCGGCGGCGGGGTCGAGATGCTGGACGCGATGAAGAACCGGCTGATCGACGTCGAGGGCGTCGAGGAGAAGTTCGGCGTCGGGCCTGACCGCGTTGTCGACGTGCAGGCTCTGGCCGGGGATTCGGTGGACAATGTGCCGGGCGCGCCGGGGATCGGGATCAAGACGGCGGCGCTCTTGATCAACGAATACGGAGATCTTGATACGCTTCTGGCCCGCGCCGAGGAGATCAAGCAGCCCAAGCGCCGCCAGACCTTGATCGACCATGCCGACCAGATCCGCCTCTCGCGCCAGCTCGTGCAGCTTGATTGCGACACGCCGCTCGATTTCGGCCTCGACGATCTGGAGGTGCGCGATCCGGACCCCGATGTGTTGCTGGGCTTTCTGGCCGAAATGGAATTCCGCACCCTGACCAAACGCATTGCCGAAGCGATGGATGCCGAGCCACCCGAGATCGACGACACGCCACAGGACGCCCCCGAGGCGGACGCGCCTGAAATGCCCGAGATCGACGCGTCGACATACGAGCATGTGCAGGACATGGATGCGCTGGAGATCTGGCTGAAGCGCATTCGCGCACAGGGCTATGTCGCCGTCGATACCGAGACGACATCGCTGAATGAAATGCAGGCCGAGCTGGTAGGCGTGTCTCTGGCCACGCAGCCGGGGCAGGCCTGCTACATTCCGCTCGGTCACAAGGGCGAGGGGGAAGGCGATCTCTTCGGCAGTGCCGCGCTGGCCGAGGGGCAGATGCCGCTGGAGGATGCGCTGGCCGCGCTCAAGCCGGTGCTGGAGGACGCGAGCATTCTCAAGATCGGCCAGAACATGAAATACGACGCCAAGGTCCTTGCGCGCTACGGGATCGAGGTGTCGCCTTTCGACGACACGATGCTGATTTCCTATGCGCTCCATGCGGGCCTGCACGGACACGGCATGGATGCGCTCAGCGAGCGGTATCTAAATCATACGCCGATCCCGATCAAATCCCTCTTGGGCACTGGCAAGTCCGCCGTCACCTTTGACCGCGTGCCAGTGGCCGATGCCGTGAAATACGCCGCCGAAGATGCGGACATCACTTTGCGCCTCTGGACCGTGCTGAAGCCGCAGTTGCATCGCGCGCAGGTGACACGCGTCTATGAAACGTTGGAGCGGCCGTTGGTGCCCGTGCTTGCGCATATGGAGCGGAACGGGATCAAGGTCGATCGCGATGTGCTCAGCCGCATGTCGGGCGCCTTCGCGCAGAAGATGGCGCAGCTGGAGGAGGAGATCCACGAGCTCGCAGGCCGCAAGTTCAATGTCGGCTCGCCCAAGCAGCTGGGTGAGATCCTCTTTGATGAGATGAGCCTCGAAGGCGGCAAGCGTGGCAAGACGGGCGCCTATGCCACCGGCGCCGACGTGCTCGAGGATCTGGCGACCGAGTATGAGCTGCCGGCCCGCGTGCTGGACTGGCGCCAAATCTCGAAACTGAAATCGACCTATACCGATGCGCTGCAGGACCATATCGATCCGGATACGGGCCGCGTCCACACATCCTACCAGCAGGCGGGCGCCAATACCGGACGGCTCGCCTCGTCCGATCCGAACCTGCAAAACATTCCCGTGCGCAGCGAGGAAGGCCGCCGCATCCGCGAGGCTTTTGTCGCGCCCGAGGGCCGCGTTCTGGTCAGCCTTGACTACAGCCAGATCGAGTTGCGCATCCTTGCGCATGTGGCGGGTATCAACGCGCTGAAACAGGCCTTCAAAGACGGCCAGGACATCCACGCCATGACCGCAAGCGAGATGTTCAACGTCCCGATCGACGAGATGACCCCCGAGATCCGCCGCCAGGCCAAGGCGATCAATTTCGGCGTGATCTACGGGATTTCTGGCTTTGGTCTGGCCCGCAATCTGCGTATCCCGCGCGGCGAGGCGCAAGGCTTCATCGACCGATATTTTGAGAGGTTTCCCGGCATCCGCACCTATATGGATGACACGGTGGCCTTCGGGAAAAAGCATGGCTTCGTCGAGACGCTCTTTGGCCGCAAGATCCACACGCCCGAGATTGGCGCCAGCGGCCCGCGCGCCGGATTTGCCAAGCGTGCGGCGATCAACGCGCCCATTCAGGGCACCGCCGCCGATGTCATCCGCCGCGCGATGATCCGGATGCCGGACGCGATCGCGGGTTTGCCATGCAAGATGCTGTTGCAGGTGCATGACGAGCTTCTCTTCGAGGTCGATGAGGGCGCCGTGGATGACGTGATCAAGGCGGCCCGCGACGCGATGGAGAGCGCCGCGGAACCGGTGGTCAAGCTCAGCGTGCCGCTGACTGTGGATGCGGGGCAGGGCGCCAACTGGGCCAAGGCGCATTGA
- a CDS encoding zinc-finger domain-containing protein, with translation MVTKPPETRIVDEYRIACDGSGPGLGHPRVWLQIPQDRGWVECPYCDARMIHRDFEGKV, from the coding sequence ATGGTGACCAAACCGCCAGAGACGCGCATCGTGGATGAATATCGCATCGCCTGTGACGGCAGCGGGCCGGGCCTTGGTCATCCGCGCGTCTGGTTGCAGATCCCGCAGGATCGTGGCTGGGTCGAATGCCCCTATTGCGACGCCCGGATGATCCACCGCGATTTTGAGGGCAAGGTCTGA
- a CDS encoding ABC transporter ATP-binding protein: MAANAIEIRNLRKTYGGAKGAHEKEALKGIDLDIPAGSVFGLLGPNGAGKSTLINILAGLVIKTAGTAKIWGFDQDVNPRQSRAAIGVMPQELNLDPFFTPRAALEVQAGLYGVPKSQRRSDEILELVGLEDKAHAYARTLSGGMRRRLLLAKALVHNPRILVLDEPTAGVDIELRQMLWENVRKLNDEGMTIILTTHYLEEAEEMCDEIAIINHGDLVARDTTSNLLAQLDTRSMVIIPDGEVRTLPETPGIEVTRRDGGALSFSYSAGQVSAEAVLAAVRDAGIRIRDVRTEQADLQDVFLELTRSR, from the coding sequence ATGGCAGCGAATGCGATCGAAATCCGGAACCTCCGCAAGACTTATGGCGGCGCAAAAGGCGCTCACGAGAAGGAGGCGCTGAAGGGCATCGATCTCGATATTCCGGCCGGCTCCGTCTTTGGCCTGCTGGGCCCCAACGGGGCAGGCAAATCGACGCTGATCAACATCCTGGCTGGCCTCGTGATCAAAACGGCGGGCACCGCCAAGATCTGGGGCTTCGATCAGGACGTGAACCCGCGCCAGAGCCGCGCGGCCATCGGCGTCATGCCGCAGGAGCTGAACCTCGATCCGTTCTTCACGCCGCGCGCGGCGCTTGAGGTACAGGCCGGGCTCTATGGCGTGCCCAAATCCCAGCGCCGCAGCGACGAAATCCTGGAACTGGTCGGCCTCGAGGACAAGGCGCATGCGTATGCGCGAACGCTCTCGGGCGGGATGCGCCGCCGGCTCCTCTTGGCCAAGGCACTGGTCCATAACCCCCGTATCCTCGTGCTGGACGAGCCGACGGCAGGCGTCGATATCGAGCTGCGCCAGATGCTGTGGGAAAACGTGCGCAAGCTGAATGACGAGGGAATGACCATCATTCTCACGACGCACTATCTCGAGGAAGCCGAGGAGATGTGCGACGAGATCGCCATCATCAACCACGGCGATCTGGTGGCGCGCGACACCACATCGAACCTTCTGGCGCAGCTCGACACGCGCAGCATGGTCATCATCCCCGACGGCGAGGTCAGAACCCTCCCCGAGACGCCCGGAATCGAGGTCACGCGCCGTGATGGCGGGGCGCTCTCGTTCAGCTACAGCGCCGGGCAGGTCAGCGCCGAGGCGGTTCTGGCCGCCGTGCGGGATGCGGGCATCCGCATCCGCGACGTGCGCACTGAGCAGGCCGACCTTCAGGACGTTTTCCTGGAACTGACACGCAGTCGTTAG
- a CDS encoding cupin domain-containing protein, with protein sequence MPRSAQKMTAAEWGDASHLWKGRFEGRDLNTGVTVLFFSTEDVGAGPSWHVHPYDEVFIVRKGRARFTIGDEKIDAEAGDILMGPAKVPHKYENLGPGPLETTDIHLSERWIQTDLDDPELA encoded by the coding sequence ATGCCCAGATCCGCGCAGAAAATGACCGCCGCCGAGTGGGGAGACGCCTCGCATCTCTGGAAGGGCCGCTTCGAGGGCCGCGATCTGAATACCGGGGTGACGGTCCTCTTCTTCTCGACCGAGGATGTCGGCGCCGGCCCATCGTGGCACGTCCATCCCTATGACGAGGTCTTCATCGTGCGAAAGGGCCGCGCCCGCTTTACCATCGGAGACGAAAAAATCGACGCCGAGGCGGGCGATATCCTGATGGGCCCCGCCAAGGTGCCGCACAAGTATGAGAACCTTGGCCCCGGCCCGCTTGAGACCACCGACATTCATCTTAGCGAGCGATGGATCCAGACGGATCTGGACGATCCGGAGCTAGCCTAA
- a CDS encoding antibiotic biosynthesis monooxygenase family protein: MSGAGGFARTPKPPYYAVIFTSHLSEADAGYAAMGETMFALALAQPCCLGAETARGDDRLGITVSYWADEASILAWKAEAQHVAAQKHGIARWYDHYELRVARVERAYSGPEGRDLG, translated from the coding sequence ATGAGCGGCGCGGGCGGCTTTGCCCGCACCCCGAAGCCACCCTATTACGCGGTGATCTTTACCAGCCATCTGAGCGAAGCCGACGCCGGATACGCCGCGATGGGCGAGACGATGTTCGCACTGGCACTGGCGCAGCCCTGCTGCCTTGGCGCCGAAACCGCGCGGGGCGATGACCGGCTGGGCATCACCGTATCTTATTGGGCAGACGAGGCGAGCATCCTGGCCTGGAAGGCCGAGGCGCAGCATGTGGCGGCGCAAAAGCACGGGATCGCCCGGTGGTATGACCATTACGAGCTGCGCGTTGCCCGTGTCGAGCGGGCCTATTCCGGCCCCGAGGGGCGCGATTTAGGCTAG
- a CDS encoding HIT domain-containing protein, with translation MAYAYDDQNIFAKILRGEIPNDTVYESAHCLAFKDISPQAPVHVLVIPKGAYVSYDHFAAEASDAEIADFSRAIGEVCRICGLNGAGGEGGFRVISNAGPHGAQEVPHLHMHVLGGRPLGGLLAKG, from the coding sequence ATGGCCTACGCCTATGACGACCAGAACATTTTTGCCAAGATCCTGCGGGGCGAGATCCCCAATGACACGGTCTACGAGAGCGCGCATTGCCTTGCGTTCAAGGACATCTCGCCGCAGGCGCCGGTGCATGTGCTGGTGATCCCCAAGGGCGCTTACGTCAGCTATGACCATTTCGCCGCCGAGGCGAGCGATGCCGAGATCGCGGATTTCAGCCGCGCCATCGGTGAGGTGTGCCGCATCTGCGGGCTGAACGGTGCGGGCGGCGAGGGCGGCTTTCGCGTCATCTCGAATGCCGGGCCGCATGGCGCGCAGGAGGTGCCGCATCTGCATATGCATGTTCTGGGCGGCCGTCCGCTGGGCGGGCTTTTGGCCAAGGGATGA
- a CDS encoding DUF5928 domain-containing protein yields MAKIAYILLCHKDPAAVIAQAEMLTAAGDCISIHFDGRANPAHFRQIKEALRANPNVCFAKKRIKCGWGEWSLVEATLLAVEAAVRAFPRATHFYMLSGDCAAIKSARYAHEFLDAEDVDYIESFDYFESDWIKTGMKEERLIYRHFFNERKHKWLFETSFHLQRRLGLKRQIPRDIQIQIGSQWWCLRRRTIEWILDFTRQRRDVMRFFRTTWIPDETFFQTLVRHIVPASEIRARTLTFLMFTDYGMPQTFYNDHYDLLLGQDFLFARKISPEATELKARLAALYADDSAEFKISNEGRSLFKFLTGRGRIGRRFASRFWEAESTLGRHRELMIVVCKKWHVAKRLLQRVRQVTNVPATEYLFNEEGTDLPDLGGIQATLGKRTRHRRALMRMLFDYHDTDRMIVCMDPGNLDLLEDFCGDRSTTRLLEIQCVFTDEYLIGHAMRVGLAGEQTSNETLERLLPTIRGETTFESDKIRDAEFEHHYIMRETDSDEENAVPISKFLSIGHEQALSIARTDHLFAD; encoded by the coding sequence ATGGCGAAAATTGCCTACATACTTTTGTGCCACAAGGATCCGGCGGCCGTTATCGCGCAGGCCGAGATGCTGACGGCGGCGGGTGATTGCATTTCGATCCATTTCGACGGGCGCGCCAATCCGGCGCATTTTCGCCAGATCAAAGAGGCCCTGCGCGCCAATCCCAACGTCTGCTTTGCAAAGAAGCGCATCAAATGCGGGTGGGGCGAGTGGAGCCTTGTCGAGGCGACGCTGCTTGCGGTCGAGGCAGCGGTGCGCGCCTTTCCGCGGGCCACGCATTTCTACATGCTGTCGGGTGATTGCGCCGCGATCAAATCGGCGCGTTACGCGCATGAGTTTCTTGATGCCGAGGACGTAGATTACATCGAGAGCTTCGATTATTTCGAGAGCGACTGGATCAAGACCGGCATGAAGGAAGAGCGGCTGATCTATCGCCACTTCTTTAACGAGCGCAAACACAAGTGGCTGTTCGAGACGTCCTTTCACCTACAGCGGCGGCTTGGCCTGAAACGGCAGATTCCACGCGATATTCAGATTCAGATCGGTAGCCAATGGTGGTGCCTGAGGCGGCGCACGATCGAGTGGATCCTCGACTTTACCCGCCAGCGGCGCGATGTCATGCGGTTTTTTAGGACCACATGGATCCCGGATGAGACGTTTTTTCAGACGCTGGTGCGCCATATCGTGCCCGCCTCCGAGATCCGCGCCCGCACGCTGACCTTTCTGATGTTCACCGATTACGGGATGCCTCAGACGTTCTATAACGATCATTACGATCTGCTTTTGGGGCAGGATTTTCTTTTCGCGCGCAAGATCAGCCCCGAGGCGACCGAGCTGAAGGCGCGCCTCGCCGCGCTTTATGCGGATGATAGCGCCGAATTCAAGATCTCGAACGAGGGGCGCAGCCTCTTCAAGTTCCTCACCGGCCGCGGCCGGATCGGGCGGCGTTTCGCCAGCCGGTTCTGGGAGGCAGAGAGCACGCTGGGCCGGCATCGCGAATTGATGATCGTGGTCTGCAAGAAGTGGCATGTCGCCAAACGCCTGCTGCAGCGCGTTCGTCAAGTTACCAACGTGCCGGCGACCGAGTATCTTTTCAACGAGGAAGGTACGGATCTGCCTGATCTGGGCGGCATTCAGGCGACTTTGGGCAAGCGGACGCGCCACCGCCGGGCATTGATGCGCATGCTGTTCGACTACCACGATACCGACCGGATGATCGTCTGCATGGACCCTGGCAATCTGGACCTGCTCGAGGATTTCTGCGGCGATCGCTCGACCACGCGACTTCTGGAAATCCAGTGCGTTTTCACCGACGAATATCTCATCGGCCACGCAATGCGCGTCGGGCTGGCGGGCGAGCAGACATCGAACGAGACGCTCGAGCGGCTCTTGCCCACGATCCGGGGGGAGACGACCTTCGAGAGCGACAAGATCCGCGATGCCGAGTTTGAACACCACTATATCATGCGCGAGACCGACAGCGACGAAGAGAACGCCGTGCCGATCTCGAAATTCCTGAGCATCGGGCATGAGCAGGCGCTGAGCATCGCGCGCACCGACCATCTTTTCGCTGACTGA
- a CDS encoding sulfotransferase family protein has product MGFPGTWMTTSESVVYRVVPKCACSTIGQIMYYSDHGEFFDGDIHDAKGGMHKWALDESQARIAANVKSHQSYAFTCVRNPYTRILSSFFDKICGIQRNGKRYRGKLVPLLVQKYGIEVGGDDGKQEFDQIASFRRFLLFARDTIRWRRPMEPDIHWSAMSGHVSTFIVNGGTYDRIFWTEKFNDGMQDVLSAIETPHEVDLKAIPRFNESEGHGPKRAHPVEDYFDDLSMHLVFEIYKQDFELFKYDFANPASKMPTGEIDLEEVHAKLGE; this is encoded by the coding sequence ATGGGGTTTCCCGGCACATGGATGACGACCAGCGAAAGCGTGGTCTATCGCGTGGTTCCCAAATGCGCCTGTTCGACCATCGGCCAGATCATGTATTACTCCGATCATGGCGAATTCTTCGACGGCGATATCCATGATGCCAAGGGCGGCATGCACAAATGGGCGCTCGACGAAAGCCAGGCGCGCATCGCGGCCAACGTGAAATCGCACCAGTCCTATGCCTTTACCTGCGTGCGCAACCCATACACCCGGATCCTCTCCAGCTTCTTCGACAAGATCTGCGGCATTCAGCGCAACGGCAAGCGGTATCGCGGCAAGCTGGTCCCGCTCTTGGTGCAGAAATACGGAATCGAAGTGGGCGGGGACGACGGCAAACAGGAGTTCGATCAGATCGCCAGCTTCCGGCGCTTCCTCCTTTTCGCGCGCGACACCATCCGCTGGCGCCGCCCGATGGAGCCTGACATCCACTGGTCCGCCATGTCGGGCCATGTCAGCACCTTCATCGTAAACGGCGGCACTTACGATCGCATCTTCTGGACCGAGAAGTTCAACGACGGCATGCAGGATGTACTCAGCGCGATCGAGACACCGCACGAAGTCGATCTGAAGGCCATCCCCCGCTTCAACGAGAGCGAGGGCCATGGCCCCAAACGCGCCCACCCGGTCGAGGACTATTTCGACGATCTGTCGATGCATCTGGTCTTTGAGATCTACAAACAGGATTTCGAGCTGTTCAAATACGATTTCGCCAATCCAGCGAGCAAGATGCCGACCGGCGAGATCGATCTGGAAGAGGTCCACGCCAAGCTGGGCGAGTAG
- a CDS encoding adenosine kinase, with translation MTKYQAVGIGNAVVDVICRSDDAFLDRMDIEKGVMQLIDAARAEELLTAMANRAQSAGGSVANTIAGLAALGLETGFVGRVRDDELGRSYAHDLTRLGAEFVNPPAPNGALPTSRCMIFVSPDGERSMNTYLGISTELGPDDVPAGVAEAAGLLLLEGYLFDKPDAKTALADAAAACRKAGGKAGISLSDPFCVDRHRADFRALIGGLDYVIGNEHEWASLYEERQLEDALARACEDCDLVICTRSGAGVIIIEKGKRIDVDVTRADPVDTTGAGDQFAAGFLYGLATGAPLDVAGRMGCIAAGEVIGHYGARPETDVKALFAAEGLV, from the coding sequence ATGACCAAGTACCAAGCCGTCGGTATCGGAAACGCCGTTGTCGACGTGATTTGCCGCAGCGACGATGCCTTTTTGGACCGCATGGACATAGAGAAAGGCGTCATGCAGTTGATCGACGCCGCCCGCGCCGAAGAGCTGCTGACCGCAATGGCGAACCGTGCGCAAAGCGCGGGCGGCTCGGTGGCCAATACCATAGCGGGCCTTGCCGCGCTGGGCCTTGAGACCGGTTTTGTCGGGCGCGTCCGAGACGACGAGCTGGGGCGCAGCTACGCACATGACCTAACGCGGCTCGGTGCCGAATTCGTAAATCCGCCGGCACCGAATGGCGCCTTACCCACCTCGCGCTGCATGATTTTCGTGTCGCCCGATGGCGAGCGCTCGATGAACACGTATCTGGGCATCTCAACCGAGCTTGGCCCCGATGACGTGCCGGCGGGCGTGGCCGAAGCGGCGGGTCTCTTGCTGCTTGAAGGCTACCTCTTTGACAAGCCCGACGCAAAGACAGCCCTTGCGGACGCCGCCGCCGCCTGTCGCAAGGCGGGGGGCAAGGCAGGCATTTCGCTCAGCGACCCGTTCTGTGTCGACCGGCACCGTGCGGATTTCCGTGCGCTGATCGGCGGTCTCGATTACGTGATCGGCAACGAACACGAATGGGCTTCGCTCTACGAGGAGCGCCAGCTTGAGGATGCGCTGGCCCGGGCCTGCGAGGATTGCGATCTCGTCATTTGCACCCGCTCGGGTGCCGGGGTCATCATCATCGAGAAGGGCAAGCGCATAGATGTCGATGTGACGCGCGCCGATCCCGTCGATACGACCGGCGCCGGGGATCAATTCGCCGCCGGCTTTCTCTACGGCCTTGCGACGGGCGCGCCGCTGGATGTGGCAGGGCGCATGGGCTGCATCGCGGCAGGCGAGGTGATCGGCCATTACGGCGCCCGGCCCGAAACCGATGTGAAGGCGCTCTTTGCTGCCGAGGGGCTGGTATGA